A window of Symphalangus syndactylus isolate Jambi chromosome 24, NHGRI_mSymSyn1-v2.1_pri, whole genome shotgun sequence contains these coding sequences:
- the LOC129474399 gene encoding large ribosomal subunit protein uL11-like, whose translation MPPKFNPNEIKVVYLRCTGGEVGATSALAPKISPLGLSPKKVGDDIAKAMGDWKGLRITVKLTIQNRQAQIEVVTSASALIIKALKEPPRDRKKQKNIKHSGNITFDEIVNIARQMRHQSLARELSGTIKEILGTAQSVGCNVDGRHPHDIIDDINSGAVECPAS comes from the coding sequence ATGCCGCCGAAGTTCAACCCCAACGAGATCAAAGTCGTATACCTGAGGTGCACCGGGGGTGAAGTCGGTGCCACTTCTGCCCTGGCCCCCAAGATCAGCCCCCtgggtctgtctccaaaaaaggttGGTGATGACATTGCCAAGGCAATGGGTGACTGGAAGGGCCTGAGGATTACAGTGAAACTGACCATTCAGAACAGACAGGCCCAGATTGAGGTGGTGACTTCTGCCTCTGCCCTGATCATCAAAGCCCTCAAGGAACcaccaagagacagaaagaaacagaaaaacattaaacacagTGGGAATATCACTTTTGATGAGATTGTCAACATTGCTCGACAGATGCGGCACCAATCCTTAGCCAGAGAACTCTCTGGAACCATTAAAGAGATCCTGGGGACTGCCCAGTCTGTGGGCTGTAATGTTGATGGCCGCCACCCTCATGACATCATAGATGACATCAACAGTGGTGCCGTGGAATGCCCAGCTAGTTaa